A genomic region of Oryza glaberrima chromosome 1, OglaRS2, whole genome shotgun sequence contains the following coding sequences:
- the LOC127773530 gene encoding conserved oligomeric Golgi complex subunit 1 — protein MPAAAVSGGGAADAEELFRTRRIPEIRAAEGATRREISAKEEELRQLVGRSYRDLLDSADSILLIKQSSDAVSDNISRISDSLTSLAPPPEAPPAASPSPSGGRVRLYASAARAKYLVDTPEHIWGRLDEGLLLEAAGRYVRAQVVHGVLSRDAAAAARFPLLAHQAQLVEAFRPQIAQRARERLADRRLSVAAHADALAAAASIDAPSLTPTQALQLFLSSRRAWISQALTTLASDLTSYSSVLCDVAKIVRVTLGHVGQLFVLALNDLPLFFKTVLDLPPPSQLFGGIPDPVEETRLWKEHWDQLEATMVLLEPDAVARTCTDWLKGCCDEIFGVIAGGQRLVDAIESGEGLGSVQRLVREALDGREGLEGTLEQWLKSVFGSEIESPWDQIRGLILKEGKDIFEDWMEEAFVQRMKDIVHLEFGSLDDSVNIKKSIDGIGANADPKDAGDFMVYLRKVSTGGGVWFSESKIKKGGILAHLKPIADENDFHSCLTSYFGPEVSRIRNAIDSKCKTILEDLLSFVDSHNSAPRLKELVPYLQEKCYKAISGILNGLEAELGKLSASLRTKKGESNMLAASVIVERSLFIGRLMFALRYHSSHVPLILGSPRQWVKEAGGAAFMRLSSPSPRHSRASFDTAMPFTPRRHTQSSPRSPGRQFSDNPRRQTIAAAASLFGADDSSNPRLDELNKTLQALCIAAHGLWITWLSTELSQLLSYDLNKDDSLSLSTPLRGWEVTVIKQEESTEGPLEMQIALPSMPSLYIISFLYQACLEIHKIGGHILDKSILQNFAWDLLQKVIDIYESFLVSIESGKSLVSEKGVLQILLDLRFIGDVLSGGKSSSTKTTETQRTHDSSPSAIAKTSFRRKQSQLQADSATIEPINKLINKFSQRLDPIDWATYEPYLWENEKQSYKRYVVLFGFLVQLNHMYTGTVQKLPTKSNTDSNIMRCSQVPRFKYLPISAPALSSRAHKSSLQSTSDDSTSRSPWKSYSNGERSTASEFDDNVSLGGAAPLLKSFVTQVGSKFGENTSRWGSIISDGQVGKLSDILPGPAAGFFSSFTSGARYDP, from the exons ATGCCTGCCGCGGcagtctccggcggcggcgcggccgacgcCGAGGAGCTGTTCCGCACGAGACGCATCCCGGAGATccgcgcggcggagggcgcCACGCGCCGCGAGATCTCCgccaaggaggaggagctccgccAGCTCGTCGGCCGCAGCTACCGCGACCTCCTCGACTCCGCGGACTCGATACTCCTCATCAAGCAGTCCTCCGACGCCGTCTCCGACAACATCTCCCGCATCTCCGACTCCCTCACGTCGCTCGCGCCGCCCCCCGAGGCCCCCCCCGCCGCATCGCCCTCCCCGTCCGGCGGGCGGGTCCGGCTctacgcgtcggcggcgcgcgccaaGTACCTCGTCGACACCCCCGAGCACATCTGGGGGCGGCTCGACGAGGGCCTGCTCCTGGAGGCCGCGGGGCGGTACGTGCGGGCGCAGGTGGTGCACGGCGTGCTCTcccgcgacgccgcggcggccgcgcggttCCCGCTGCTCGCGCACCAGGCGCAGCTGGTGGAGGCGTTCCGGCCCCAGATCGCGCAGCGCGCTCGCGAGcgcctcgccgaccgccgcctctccgtcgccgcccaCGCCGACGCGCTCGCGGCCGCTGCCTCAATCGACGCACCGTCGCTCACCCCGACCCAGGCACTCCaactcttcctctcctcccgccgcgccTGGATCTCCCAAGCCCTAACCACCCTTGCCTCCGATCTGACCTCCTACTCCTCCGTGCTGTGCGATGTCGCCAAGATCGTGCGTGTCACGCTGGGCCATGTCGGGCAGTTGTTTGTGCTTGCGCTCAATGATTTGCCACTGTTTTTCAAGACGGTGCTCGATTTGCCGCCCCCTTCACAGCTGTTCGGTGGCATTCCAGACCCTGTGGAAGAGACACGGTTGTGGAAAGAACACTGGGATCAACTTGAGGCCACCATGGTGCTACTTGAGCCAGATGCTGTTGCAAGGACTTGTACAGATTGGCTGAAGGGATGCTGTGATGAGATTTTTGGTGTGATTGCTGGAGGGCAAAGACTAGTTGATGCCATTGAGAGTGGGGAAGGGCTTGGATCAGTGCAAAGACTTGTGCGGGAGGCATTAGATGGGAGGGAAGGACTGGAAGGGACTCTGGAGCAGTGGCTGAAGAGTGTGTTTGGATCAGAGATTGAATCACCATGGGATCAGATCCGTGGCCTCATCTTGAAGGAAGGGAAGGACATTTTTGAGGATTGGATGGAAGAAGCCTTTGTGCAACGGATGAAAGACATTGTGCACTTGGAATTCGGCAGCTTGGATGATAGTGTAAATATTAAGAAATCAATTGATGGTATTGGTGCCAATGCTGATCCAAAGGATGCCGGTGATTTCATGGTGTATTTGCGGAAAGTTTCAACTGGAGGTGGTGTCTGGTTCTCTGAGTCTAAGATCAAGAAAGGTGGAATTTTGGCACATTTGAAACCGATTGCTGATGAAAATGATTTCCACAGCTGCCTTACCTCATATTTTGGGCCAGAAGTTAGTCGCATCAGGAATGCAATTGACAGCAAATGCAAGACTATCCTTGAGGATCTGTTAAGTTTTGTGGACTCGCACAATTCTGCTCCCAGATTGAAGGAGCTGGTGCCATACCTCCAAGAGAAATGCTATAAGGCCATCTCTGGGATACTGAATGGATTGGAAGCTGAGCTTGGAAAATTGTCTGCTTCCTTGAGAACCAAAAAAGGGGAGAGCAATATGCTTGCAGCATCTGTTATCGTGGAGAGATCTCTCTTCATTGGCCGCCTCATGTTTGCATTGAGATACCACTCGAGTCATGTACCCTTGATCCTAGGATCCCCAAGGCAGTGGGTAAAGGAGGCTGGTGGTGCAGCATTTATGAGATTATCGTCGCCCTCACCAAGACATTCAAGAGCATCGTTTGATACAGCGATGCCTTTTACCCCCAGGAGGCACACACAGTCAAGCCCAAGGAGTCCTGGAAGGCAATTTTCTGACAACCCCAGAAGACAAactattgctgctgctgcttccctaTTTGGTGCTGATGATAGCTCCAATCCCAGACTTGATgaactaaacaagaccttaCAGGCACTCTGCATTGCAGCCCATGGATTGTGGATAACATGGTTGTCCACTGAATTATCACAGCTTCTCTCATATGACCTCAACAAAGATGATTCATTGTCCTTATCAACCCCTTTACGG GGATGGGAAGTCACAGTCATCAAACAAGAGGAATCCACTGAGGGCCCCTTGGAGATGCAAATAGCACTTCCATCAATGCCTTCACTGTACATTATATCCTTTCTTTATCAAGCATGTTTGGAGATTCATAAAATTGGAGGGCACATCCTGGACAAATCTATATTGCAAAACTTTGCATGGGACTTGTTACAGAAG GTTATTGATATCTATGAAAGCTTTTTGGTATCAATCGAGTCTGGTAAATCTCTGGTTTCAGAAAAGGGGGTTCTGCAAATACTGCTCGATTTGCGCTTCATTGGCGATGTTCTGTCAGGAGGCAAAAGTTCTTCCACCAAAACTACTGAAACACAGAGAACACATGACTCTTCGCCAAGCGCCATTGCTAAGACTTCCTTCAGGAGAAAACAGTCACAATTGCAGGCAGATTCAGCTACCATAGAGCCTATAAACAAGCTGATCAATAAGTTCTCACAGAGATTGGATCCGATAGACTGGGCTAC GTACGAACCTTATCTGTGGGAGAATGAGAAGCAATCTTACAAGCGCTATGTTGTTCTTTTCGGCTTCTTGGTTCAACTGAATCACATGTATACTGGAACTGTGCAAAAGTTACCGACTAAATCAAATACAGATTCAAACATTATGAGGTGCTCCCAAGTCCCAAGATTCAAATACCTACCGATCAG TGCCCCAGCTCTATCATCAAGAGCACACAAATCATCATTACAGTCAACATCCGATGATTCCACATCTAGAAGCCCTTGGAAATCATATTCAAATGGAGAAAGATCTACGGCATCAGAATTTGATGATAATGTTAGCCTTGGAGGTGCTGCTCCATTGCTCAAGTCATTTGTTACCCAG GTTGGGAGCAAATTTGGGGAGAACACTTCAAGATGGGGGTCCATAATCTCTGATGGGCAGGTTGGCAAACTCAGCGACATTCTTCCTGGACCAGCAGCTGGGTTCTTCTCATCTTTCACATCTGGGGCTCGATATGATCCATAG